One Nerophis lumbriciformis linkage group LG21, RoL_Nlum_v2.1, whole genome shotgun sequence DNA segment encodes these proteins:
- the LOC140679692 gene encoding uncharacterized protein, with product MKIQLLLPLTIAVTVVLVVVIKTRRSEHDKKDIENRFKRIKVKVTHSLLAGYQEEKMSIENQVLERNQEEKSLKEAAESAEGKAQKAKADVEPCQGAVKTLNDEATALQTEFSNLQGENSKEKAAWTAQLESQNKQLESPSAICAFLKKGIESASKLCSSEGVVEAPKPEETKSGEAKAEESKPEEEKVEDLKPEEAKAEESKPEEAKAEESKPEENKVVAS from the exons ATGAAGATACAACTCCTGCTGCCCCTGACCATCGCCGTGACTGTCGTGTTGGTGGTGGTCATCAAAACTCGCAGAAGTGAGCACGACAAAAAGGACATAGAGAATCGGTTCAAGCGCATCAAGGTGAAGGTGACTCACAGCTTGCTGGCAGGATACCAGGAAGAGAAAATGTCCATTGAGAACCAAGTACTGGAAAGAAACCAGGAAGAGAAGTCGTTGAAGGAGGCAGCCGAGTCAGCAGAAGGGAAAGCACAGAAGGCAAAGGCAGACGTGGAACCATGCCAAGGAGCTGTG AAAACACTAAATGATGAGGCGACGGCACTACAGACGGAATTCAGTAATCTGCAAG GTGAGAACAGCAAAGAGAAGGCCGCATGGACTGCTCAACTAGAATCACAAAACAAACAGCTAGAGAGTCCGAGTGCCATATGTGCTTTTTTGAAGAAAGGGATAGAATCTGCAAG CAAGTTGTGTAGCAGTGAAGGGGTTGTGGAGGCTCCTAAACCAGAGGAAACAAAATCAGGAGAGGCAAAAGCAGAGGAGTCAAAACCAGAAGAGGAAAAAGTAGAGGATTTAAAACCAGAAGAAGCAAAAGCAGAGGAGTCAAAACCAGAAGAAGCAAAAGCAGAGGAGTCAAAACCAGAAGAAAATAAGGTGGTGGCTTCTTAA